A portion of the Cyanobium sp. PCC 7001 genome contains these proteins:
- a CDS encoding NAD(P)H-quinone oxidoreductase subunit 4 → MPFPWLSAAILFPIGAALLIPFVPDKGDGKQVRWYALGIALTTFLFTVAGYLNGYDPAVEGLQLVERVEWLPDLGLAWSVGADGLSMPLILLTSFITALAALAAWPVSFKPKLFYFLLLAMDGGQIAVFAVQDMLLFFLAWELELIPVYLLLAIWGGKKRQYAATKFILYTAGSSLFILIVGLAMAFYGGDTSFEYTTLMAKEFGTRFQVICYAGLLIAFGVKLPIVPLHTWLPDAHGEATAPVHMLLAGILLKMGGYALLRFNVQLLPEAHAQFAPLLVVLGVVNIIYAALTSFAQRNLKRKIAYSSISHMGFVLIGIGSFSDLGTSGAMLQMISHGLIGASLFFLVGATYDRTHTLQLDEMGGVGQQMRKMFALWTICALASLALPGMSGFVSELMVFVGFVTSEAYTLSFRVVMAILAAVGVILTPIYLLSMLREIFFGKENAELSSHTHLVDAEPREIYVISCLLVPIVGIGLYPRIMTDSYRASIEALVQRETLAMGRVIHPPASSLIRQPLLQAPTLTG, encoded by the coding sequence CTGAGCGCCGCGATCCTGTTCCCGATCGGTGCGGCCCTGCTCATCCCCTTCGTGCCCGACAAGGGCGACGGCAAGCAGGTGCGCTGGTACGCCCTCGGCATCGCCCTCACCACCTTTCTGTTCACGGTGGCGGGCTACCTCAACGGCTATGACCCCGCGGTGGAGGGGCTGCAGCTGGTGGAGCGGGTGGAGTGGCTGCCCGATCTGGGGCTGGCCTGGTCGGTGGGGGCCGACGGCCTCTCGATGCCTCTGATCCTGCTCACCAGCTTCATCACCGCCCTGGCGGCGCTGGCGGCCTGGCCGGTGAGCTTCAAGCCCAAGCTCTTCTATTTCCTGCTGCTGGCCATGGACGGCGGCCAGATCGCGGTGTTCGCCGTGCAGGACATGCTGCTCTTCTTCCTGGCCTGGGAGCTGGAGCTGATCCCGGTGTATCTGCTGCTGGCGATCTGGGGCGGCAAGAAGCGCCAGTACGCCGCCACCAAGTTCATCCTCTACACCGCCGGCAGCTCCCTGTTCATCCTCATCGTGGGGCTGGCGATGGCCTTCTACGGCGGCGACACCAGCTTCGAGTACACGACGCTGATGGCCAAGGAGTTCGGCACCCGCTTCCAGGTGATCTGCTACGCGGGCCTGCTGATCGCCTTCGGCGTGAAACTGCCGATCGTGCCGCTCCACACCTGGCTTCCGGACGCCCACGGGGAGGCCACGGCGCCGGTGCACATGCTCCTGGCCGGGATCCTGCTGAAGATGGGCGGCTATGCCCTGCTGCGCTTCAACGTGCAGCTGCTGCCGGAGGCCCATGCCCAGTTCGCGCCCCTGTTGGTGGTGCTGGGCGTGGTGAACATCATCTACGCGGCGCTCACCTCCTTCGCCCAGCGCAACCTCAAGCGCAAGATCGCCTACAGCTCGATCAGCCACATGGGCTTCGTGCTGATCGGCATCGGCAGCTTCAGCGACCTGGGCACCAGCGGCGCCATGCTGCAGATGATCAGCCACGGCCTGATCGGTGCCAGCCTCTTCTTCCTGGTGGGCGCCACCTACGACCGCACCCACACCCTGCAGCTCGACGAGATGGGCGGCGTGGGCCAGCAGATGCGCAAGATGTTCGCCCTCTGGACCATCTGTGCGCTGGCCTCGCTGGCCCTGCCCGGCATGAGCGGCTTCGTGTCGGAGCTGATGGTGTTCGTGGGCTTCGTCACCAGTGAGGCCTACACCCTCAGCTTCCGGGTGGTGATGGCGATCCTGGCCGCCGTGGGGGTGATCCTCACCCCGATCTATCTGCTCTCGATGCTGAGGGAGATCTTCTTCGGCAAGGAGAACGCCGAACTCTCCTCCCACACCCATCTGGTGGATGCTGAACCGCGTGAGATCTACGTGATCAGCTGCCTGCTGGTGCCGATCGTGGGCATCGGCCTCTACCCGCGGATCATGACGGACAGCTACAGAGCCTCGATCGAGGCGCTCGTGCAGCGGGAAACCCTGGCGATGGGGCGGGTGATCCACCCTCCGGCCAGCAGCCTGATCCGCCAGCCCCTGCTGCAGGCCCCGACCCTGACGGGATGA